A single Phalacrocorax aristotelis chromosome 18, bGulAri2.1, whole genome shotgun sequence DNA region contains:
- the ELN gene encoding elastin isoform X19 — MARQAAAPLLPGVLLLFSILPASQQGGVPGAIPGGGVPGAGFFPGAGIGGLGAGLGAGGKPLKPGAAGLFPGGVYPGGVFPGAASAAALKAAAKAGAGIPGAFPGGVLPGAGVRFPGVGVLPGVPTGAGVKPKGPGAGAFAGIPGLGGFGGQQPGVPLGYPIKAPKLPGGYGLPYSTGKLPYGFGPGGIGAGIGAVGKAGYPTGTGVGAQAAAAKAAAKYGAGVLPGVGGIPGVGGVVPGVGVVPGVGVGGPAAAAAAAKAAAKAGAFGPGVLPGVGGVPGLVPSVGAVPGLVPGVGGVPGVAGVGAPAAAAAAAKAAKYGAGVGVPGIGGVPGVPGVAGLPGVPGVAGVPGVVPGVGVGGPEAAAAAAKAAAKAAAFGAGRVPGVGVPGIGVPGVGVPGVGVPGVGVPGVGVPGVGVPGLVPGGVIPGVGGPAAAAAAKAAAKAAKYGGLAPGVGGLAPGVGGLAPGVGGLAPGVGGLAPGVGGLAPGVAGVPGVGGPAAAAKAAAKAAKFGAGVGGVPGAVPGVTGVPGVTPGVGVVPGLVPGVGVPGTGILPGAGIPQVGVQPGAKPPKFGVPGVGVPGVGGIPGGLGVGGLGVGGLGVGGLGAGILYPGAVGKPPKPGAGVPGFGVSPIFPGGVAGQLGFGGKPAKTFGGALGALGFRGGVGCAQGKYCGRKRK, encoded by the exons ATGGCAAGGCAGGCAGCTGCACCCCTCCTTCCCGGagtcctcctcctcttctccatcctcccggCTTCCCAGCAAGGag GGGTCCCTGGTGCTATCCCGGGAGGGGGGGTCCCAGGAGCAGGCTTTTTCCCAG GTGCTGGTATTGGAGGTTTGGGAGCAG GACTCGGGGCTGGAGGGAAACCTCTCAAACCAG GTGCTGCGGGTCTTTTCCCCGGAGGTGTCTACCCTGGGGGTGTCTTCCcaggtgctgcttctgctgctgcgCTCAAGGCTGCTGCGAAAGCTG GTGCTGGGATTCCTGGAGCTTTCCCAGGCGGCGTGCTCCCTGGTGCAG GTGTGCGCTTCCCTGGCGTAGGGGTGCTGCCCGGAGTACCCACTGGTGCTGGAGTCAAGCCAAAAGGTCCAG GAGCAGGTGCCTTCGCAGGAATCCCTG GACTGGGAGGTTTTGGAGGTCAGCAGCCCGGTGTCCCTCTTGGGTATCCCATCAAAGCTCCTAAGCTCCCAG gTGGCTATGGATTGCCCTACAGCACTGGTAAGCTGCCCTACG GCTTCGGCCCCGGCGGGATAGGAGCCGGCATCGGGGCAGTAGGAAAGGCAGGGTACCCCACCGGAACAG GAGTCGgagcacaagcagcagcagcgaaAGCAGCAGCGAAATATG GAGCCGGTGTCCTGCCTGGGGTTGGCGGCATCCCAGGAGTCGGCGGAGTGGTACCCGGTGTTGGTGTAGTCCCAGGAGTTGGAG TTGGAGGgccggcagcggcggcagcagcagcaaaggcagcgGCGAAGGCAGGAGCTTTCG GTCCAGGGGTGCTGCCCGGGGTTGGTGGTGTCCCAGGCCTCGTGCCCAGCGTTGGTGCTGTCCCCGGATTGGTGCCCGGTGTTGGAGGTGTCCCCGGGGTGGCAG GTGTCGGGGcaccggcagcagcagcagcagcagcaaaggcagctaAGTATG gagctggcgTCGGTGTTCCTGGCATTGGCGGTGTTCCTGGTGTTCCTGGTGTTGCTGGGCTGCCTGGTGTGCCTGGCGTGGCTGGGGTTCCTGGTGTGGTGCCTGGTGTTGGAG TGGGTGGCCCAGAAGCTGCAGCGGCCGCGGCGAAGGCTGCAGCGAAAGCTGCGGCATTTG GAGCAGGACGTGTGCCCGGTGTCGGCGTGCCCGGCATCGGCGTGCCCGGCGTCGGCGTGCCCGGCGTCGGCGTGCCCGGAGTTGGTGTGCCTGGAGTTGGTGTGCCTGGTGTCGGCGTGCCCGGTCTGGTGCCTGGTGGAGTCATACCAG gaGTTGGAGGTCCAGCGGCCGCCGCTGCTGCCAAAGCAGctgccaaggcagccaagtacG GTGGTCTGGCTCCTGGTGTGGGTGGCCTTGCTCCTGGTGTAGGTGGCCTGGCTCCTGGTGTAGGTGGCCTGGCTCCTGGTGTAGGTGGCCTGGCTCCTGGAGTGGGTGGCCTAGCCCCTGGTGTTGCAGGTGTCccag GGGTCGGAGGTCCGGCcgcagcagcaaaagcagcagcgaAGGCAGCTAAATTTG GTGCTGGTGTCGGAGGGGTGCCAGGTGCGGTgcctggtgtcactggagtgcCAGGAGTGACACCCGGCGTCGGTGTCGTGCCTGGGTTGGTGCCGGGTGTGGGGGTACCTGGTACTGGCATCCTCCCCGGGGCAG GCATCCCCCAAGTAGGCGTGCAGCCTGGTGCTAAACCTCCCAAATTCG GTGTTCCCGGGGTTGGAGTCCCAGGGGTCGGCGGCATCCCAG GTGGCCTCGGAGTCGGTGGCCTCGGAGTCGGTGGCCTCGGAGTTGGTGGGCTTGGTGCAG GGATCTTGTATCCAGGCGCTGTTGGGAAACCTCCCAAGCCAG GGGCTGGAGTTCCTGGCTTTGGTGTGTCACCGATATTTCCAG GTGGGGTTGCTGGCCAGCTGGGATTTGGTG GGAAGCCTGCCAAGACCTTCGGAGGAGCCCTCGGTGCCCTGGGCTTTAGAG GTGGCGTGGGCTGCGCACAAGGGAAGTACTGCGGGAGGAAGCGGAAGTAA
- the ELN gene encoding elastin isoform X35, producing MARQAAAPLLPGVLLLFSILPASQQGGVPGAIPGGGVPGAGFFPGAGIGGLGAGLGAGGKPLKPGAAGLFPGGVYPGGVFPGAASAAALKAAAKAGAAVPGGVQPGVGAAGKPPKIPGAGIPGAFPGGVLPGAGVRFPGVGVLPGVPTGAGVKPKGPGAGAFAGIPGFGPGGIGAGIGAVGKAGYPTGTGVGAQAAAAKAAAKYGAGVLPGVGGIPGVGGVVPGVGVVPGVGVGGPAAAAAAAKAAAKAGAFGPGVLPGVGGVPGLVPSVGAVPGLVPGVGGVPGVAGVGAPAAAAAAAKAAKYGAGVGVPGIGGVPGVPGVAGLPGVPGVAGVPGVVPGVGVGGPEAAAAAAKAAAKAAAFGAGRVPGVGVPGIGVPGVGVPGVGVPGVGVPGVGVPGVGVPGLVPGGVIPGVGGPAAAAAAKAAAKAAKYGGLAPGVGGLAPGVGGLAPGVGGLAPGVGGLAPGVGGLAPGVAGVPGVGGPAAAAKAAAKAAKFGAGVGGVPGAVPGVTGVPGVTPGVGVVPGLVPGVGVPGTGILPGAGIPQVGVQPGAKPPKFGVPGVGVPGVGGIPGGLGVGGLGVGGLGVGGLGAGAGVPGFGVSPIFPGKPAKTFGGALGALGFRGGVGCAQGKYCGRKRK from the exons ATGGCAAGGCAGGCAGCTGCACCCCTCCTTCCCGGagtcctcctcctcttctccatcctcccggCTTCCCAGCAAGGag GGGTCCCTGGTGCTATCCCGGGAGGGGGGGTCCCAGGAGCAGGCTTTTTCCCAG GTGCTGGTATTGGAGGTTTGGGAGCAG GACTCGGGGCTGGAGGGAAACCTCTCAAACCAG GTGCTGCGGGTCTTTTCCCCGGAGGTGTCTACCCTGGGGGTGTCTTCCcaggtgctgcttctgctgctgcgCTCAAGGCTGCTGCGAAAGCTG gtgcGGCGGTACCAGGCGGGGTGCAGCCTGGGGTTGGTGCAGCAGGGAAACCCCCCAAAATACCAG GTGCTGGGATTCCTGGAGCTTTCCCAGGCGGCGTGCTCCCTGGTGCAG GTGTGCGCTTCCCTGGCGTAGGGGTGCTGCCCGGAGTACCCACTGGTGCTGGAGTCAAGCCAAAAGGTCCAG GAGCAGGTGCCTTCGCAGGAATCCCTG GCTTCGGCCCCGGCGGGATAGGAGCCGGCATCGGGGCAGTAGGAAAGGCAGGGTACCCCACCGGAACAG GAGTCGgagcacaagcagcagcagcgaaAGCAGCAGCGAAATATG GAGCCGGTGTCCTGCCTGGGGTTGGCGGCATCCCAGGAGTCGGCGGAGTGGTACCCGGTGTTGGTGTAGTCCCAGGAGTTGGAG TTGGAGGgccggcagcggcggcagcagcagcaaaggcagcgGCGAAGGCAGGAGCTTTCG GTCCAGGGGTGCTGCCCGGGGTTGGTGGTGTCCCAGGCCTCGTGCCCAGCGTTGGTGCTGTCCCCGGATTGGTGCCCGGTGTTGGAGGTGTCCCCGGGGTGGCAG GTGTCGGGGcaccggcagcagcagcagcagcagcaaaggcagctaAGTATG gagctggcgTCGGTGTTCCTGGCATTGGCGGTGTTCCTGGTGTTCCTGGTGTTGCTGGGCTGCCTGGTGTGCCTGGCGTGGCTGGGGTTCCTGGTGTGGTGCCTGGTGTTGGAG TGGGTGGCCCAGAAGCTGCAGCGGCCGCGGCGAAGGCTGCAGCGAAAGCTGCGGCATTTG GAGCAGGACGTGTGCCCGGTGTCGGCGTGCCCGGCATCGGCGTGCCCGGCGTCGGCGTGCCCGGCGTCGGCGTGCCCGGAGTTGGTGTGCCTGGAGTTGGTGTGCCTGGTGTCGGCGTGCCCGGTCTGGTGCCTGGTGGAGTCATACCAG gaGTTGGAGGTCCAGCGGCCGCCGCTGCTGCCAAAGCAGctgccaaggcagccaagtacG GTGGTCTGGCTCCTGGTGTGGGTGGCCTTGCTCCTGGTGTAGGTGGCCTGGCTCCTGGTGTAGGTGGCCTGGCTCCTGGTGTAGGTGGCCTGGCTCCTGGAGTGGGTGGCCTAGCCCCTGGTGTTGCAGGTGTCccag GGGTCGGAGGTCCGGCcgcagcagcaaaagcagcagcgaAGGCAGCTAAATTTG GTGCTGGTGTCGGAGGGGTGCCAGGTGCGGTgcctggtgtcactggagtgcCAGGAGTGACACCCGGCGTCGGTGTCGTGCCTGGGTTGGTGCCGGGTGTGGGGGTACCTGGTACTGGCATCCTCCCCGGGGCAG GCATCCCCCAAGTAGGCGTGCAGCCTGGTGCTAAACCTCCCAAATTCG GTGTTCCCGGGGTTGGAGTCCCAGGGGTCGGCGGCATCCCAG GTGGCCTCGGAGTCGGTGGCCTCGGAGTCGGTGGCCTCGGAGTTGGTGGGCTTGGTGCAG GGGCTGGAGTTCCTGGCTTTGGTGTGTCACCGATATTTCCAG GGAAGCCTGCCAAGACCTTCGGAGGAGCCCTCGGTGCCCTGGGCTTTAGAG GTGGCGTGGGCTGCGCACAAGGGAAGTACTGCGGGAGGAAGCGGAAGTAA
- the ELN gene encoding elastin isoform X21 gives MARQAAAPLLPGVLLLFSILPASQQGGVPGAIPGGGVPGAGFFPGAGIGGLGAGLGAGGKPLKPGAAGLFPGGVYPGGVFPGAASAAALKAAAKAGAAVPGGVQPGVGAAGKPPKIPGAGIPGAFPGGVLPGAGVRFPGVGVLPGVPTGAGVKPKGPGAGAFAGIPGGYGLPYSTGFGPGGIGAGIGAVGKAGYPTGTGVGAQAAAAKAAAKYGAGVLPGVGGIPGVGGVVPGVGVVPGVGVGGPAAAAAAAKAAAKAGAFGPGVLPGVGGVPGLVPSVGAVPGLVPGVGGVPGVAGVGAPAAAAAAAKAAKYGAGVGVPGIGGVPGVPGVAGLPGVPGVAGVPGVVPGVGVGGPEAAAAAAKAAAKAAAFGAGRVPGVGVPGIGVPGVGVPGVGVPGVGVPGVGVPGVGVPGLVPGGVIPGVGGPAAAAAAKAAAKAAKYGGLAPGVGGLAPGVGGLAPGVGGLAPGVGGLAPGVGGLAPGVAGVPGVGGPAAAAKAAAKAAKFGAGVGGVPGAVPGVTGVPGVTPGVGVVPGLVPGVGVPGTGILPGAGIPQVGVQPGAKPPKFGVPGVGVPGVGGIPGGLGVGGLGVGGLGVGGLGAGILYPGAVGKPPKPGAGVPGFGVSPIFPGGVAGQLGFGGKPAKTFGGALGALGFRGGVGCAQGKYCGRKRK, from the exons ATGGCAAGGCAGGCAGCTGCACCCCTCCTTCCCGGagtcctcctcctcttctccatcctcccggCTTCCCAGCAAGGag GGGTCCCTGGTGCTATCCCGGGAGGGGGGGTCCCAGGAGCAGGCTTTTTCCCAG GTGCTGGTATTGGAGGTTTGGGAGCAG GACTCGGGGCTGGAGGGAAACCTCTCAAACCAG GTGCTGCGGGTCTTTTCCCCGGAGGTGTCTACCCTGGGGGTGTCTTCCcaggtgctgcttctgctgctgcgCTCAAGGCTGCTGCGAAAGCTG gtgcGGCGGTACCAGGCGGGGTGCAGCCTGGGGTTGGTGCAGCAGGGAAACCCCCCAAAATACCAG GTGCTGGGATTCCTGGAGCTTTCCCAGGCGGCGTGCTCCCTGGTGCAG GTGTGCGCTTCCCTGGCGTAGGGGTGCTGCCCGGAGTACCCACTGGTGCTGGAGTCAAGCCAAAAGGTCCAG GAGCAGGTGCCTTCGCAGGAATCCCTG gTGGCTATGGATTGCCCTACAGCACTG GCTTCGGCCCCGGCGGGATAGGAGCCGGCATCGGGGCAGTAGGAAAGGCAGGGTACCCCACCGGAACAG GAGTCGgagcacaagcagcagcagcgaaAGCAGCAGCGAAATATG GAGCCGGTGTCCTGCCTGGGGTTGGCGGCATCCCAGGAGTCGGCGGAGTGGTACCCGGTGTTGGTGTAGTCCCAGGAGTTGGAG TTGGAGGgccggcagcggcggcagcagcagcaaaggcagcgGCGAAGGCAGGAGCTTTCG GTCCAGGGGTGCTGCCCGGGGTTGGTGGTGTCCCAGGCCTCGTGCCCAGCGTTGGTGCTGTCCCCGGATTGGTGCCCGGTGTTGGAGGTGTCCCCGGGGTGGCAG GTGTCGGGGcaccggcagcagcagcagcagcagcaaaggcagctaAGTATG gagctggcgTCGGTGTTCCTGGCATTGGCGGTGTTCCTGGTGTTCCTGGTGTTGCTGGGCTGCCTGGTGTGCCTGGCGTGGCTGGGGTTCCTGGTGTGGTGCCTGGTGTTGGAG TGGGTGGCCCAGAAGCTGCAGCGGCCGCGGCGAAGGCTGCAGCGAAAGCTGCGGCATTTG GAGCAGGACGTGTGCCCGGTGTCGGCGTGCCCGGCATCGGCGTGCCCGGCGTCGGCGTGCCCGGCGTCGGCGTGCCCGGAGTTGGTGTGCCTGGAGTTGGTGTGCCTGGTGTCGGCGTGCCCGGTCTGGTGCCTGGTGGAGTCATACCAG gaGTTGGAGGTCCAGCGGCCGCCGCTGCTGCCAAAGCAGctgccaaggcagccaagtacG GTGGTCTGGCTCCTGGTGTGGGTGGCCTTGCTCCTGGTGTAGGTGGCCTGGCTCCTGGTGTAGGTGGCCTGGCTCCTGGTGTAGGTGGCCTGGCTCCTGGAGTGGGTGGCCTAGCCCCTGGTGTTGCAGGTGTCccag GGGTCGGAGGTCCGGCcgcagcagcaaaagcagcagcgaAGGCAGCTAAATTTG GTGCTGGTGTCGGAGGGGTGCCAGGTGCGGTgcctggtgtcactggagtgcCAGGAGTGACACCCGGCGTCGGTGTCGTGCCTGGGTTGGTGCCGGGTGTGGGGGTACCTGGTACTGGCATCCTCCCCGGGGCAG GCATCCCCCAAGTAGGCGTGCAGCCTGGTGCTAAACCTCCCAAATTCG GTGTTCCCGGGGTTGGAGTCCCAGGGGTCGGCGGCATCCCAG GTGGCCTCGGAGTCGGTGGCCTCGGAGTCGGTGGCCTCGGAGTTGGTGGGCTTGGTGCAG GGATCTTGTATCCAGGCGCTGTTGGGAAACCTCCCAAGCCAG GGGCTGGAGTTCCTGGCTTTGGTGTGTCACCGATATTTCCAG GTGGGGTTGCTGGCCAGCTGGGATTTGGTG GGAAGCCTGCCAAGACCTTCGGAGGAGCCCTCGGTGCCCTGGGCTTTAGAG GTGGCGTGGGCTGCGCACAAGGGAAGTACTGCGGGAGGAAGCGGAAGTAA
- the ELN gene encoding elastin isoform X28 — MARQAAAPLLPGVLLLFSILPASQQGGVPGAIPGGGVPGAGFFPGAGIGGLGAGLGAGGKPLKPGAAGLFPGGVYPGGVFPGAASAAALKAAAKAGAAVPGGVQPGVGAAGKPPKIPGAGIPGAFPGGVLPGAGVRFPGVGVLPGVPTGAGVKPKGPGAGAFAGIPGGYGLPYSTGKLPYGFGPGGIGAGIGAVGKAGYPTGTGVGAQAAAAKAAAKYGAGVLPGVGGIPGVGGVVPGVGVVPGVGVGGPAAAAAAAKAAAKAGAFGPGVLPGVGGVPGLVPSVGAVPGLVPGVGGVPGVAGVGAPAAAAAAAKAAKYGAGVGVPGIGGVPGVPGVAGLPGVPGVAGVPGVVPGVGVGGPEAAAAAAKAAAKAAAFGAGRVPGVGVPGIGVPGVGVPGVGVPGVGVPGVGVPGVGVPGLVPGGVIPGVGGPAAAAAAKAAAKAAKYGGLAPGVGGLAPGVGGLAPGVGGLAPGVGGLAPGVGGLAPGVAGVPGVGGPAAAAKAAAKAAKFGAGVGGVPGAVPGVTGVPGVTPGVGVVPGLVPGVGVPGTGILPGAGIPQVGVQPGAKPPKFGVPGVGVPGVGGIPGGLGVGGLGVGGLGVGGLGAGAGVPGFGVSPIFPGGVAGQLGFGGKPAKTFGGALGALGFRGGVGCAQGKYCGRKRK, encoded by the exons ATGGCAAGGCAGGCAGCTGCACCCCTCCTTCCCGGagtcctcctcctcttctccatcctcccggCTTCCCAGCAAGGag GGGTCCCTGGTGCTATCCCGGGAGGGGGGGTCCCAGGAGCAGGCTTTTTCCCAG GTGCTGGTATTGGAGGTTTGGGAGCAG GACTCGGGGCTGGAGGGAAACCTCTCAAACCAG GTGCTGCGGGTCTTTTCCCCGGAGGTGTCTACCCTGGGGGTGTCTTCCcaggtgctgcttctgctgctgcgCTCAAGGCTGCTGCGAAAGCTG gtgcGGCGGTACCAGGCGGGGTGCAGCCTGGGGTTGGTGCAGCAGGGAAACCCCCCAAAATACCAG GTGCTGGGATTCCTGGAGCTTTCCCAGGCGGCGTGCTCCCTGGTGCAG GTGTGCGCTTCCCTGGCGTAGGGGTGCTGCCCGGAGTACCCACTGGTGCTGGAGTCAAGCCAAAAGGTCCAG GAGCAGGTGCCTTCGCAGGAATCCCTG gTGGCTATGGATTGCCCTACAGCACTGGTAAGCTGCCCTACG GCTTCGGCCCCGGCGGGATAGGAGCCGGCATCGGGGCAGTAGGAAAGGCAGGGTACCCCACCGGAACAG GAGTCGgagcacaagcagcagcagcgaaAGCAGCAGCGAAATATG GAGCCGGTGTCCTGCCTGGGGTTGGCGGCATCCCAGGAGTCGGCGGAGTGGTACCCGGTGTTGGTGTAGTCCCAGGAGTTGGAG TTGGAGGgccggcagcggcggcagcagcagcaaaggcagcgGCGAAGGCAGGAGCTTTCG GTCCAGGGGTGCTGCCCGGGGTTGGTGGTGTCCCAGGCCTCGTGCCCAGCGTTGGTGCTGTCCCCGGATTGGTGCCCGGTGTTGGAGGTGTCCCCGGGGTGGCAG GTGTCGGGGcaccggcagcagcagcagcagcagcaaaggcagctaAGTATG gagctggcgTCGGTGTTCCTGGCATTGGCGGTGTTCCTGGTGTTCCTGGTGTTGCTGGGCTGCCTGGTGTGCCTGGCGTGGCTGGGGTTCCTGGTGTGGTGCCTGGTGTTGGAG TGGGTGGCCCAGAAGCTGCAGCGGCCGCGGCGAAGGCTGCAGCGAAAGCTGCGGCATTTG GAGCAGGACGTGTGCCCGGTGTCGGCGTGCCCGGCATCGGCGTGCCCGGCGTCGGCGTGCCCGGCGTCGGCGTGCCCGGAGTTGGTGTGCCTGGAGTTGGTGTGCCTGGTGTCGGCGTGCCCGGTCTGGTGCCTGGTGGAGTCATACCAG gaGTTGGAGGTCCAGCGGCCGCCGCTGCTGCCAAAGCAGctgccaaggcagccaagtacG GTGGTCTGGCTCCTGGTGTGGGTGGCCTTGCTCCTGGTGTAGGTGGCCTGGCTCCTGGTGTAGGTGGCCTGGCTCCTGGTGTAGGTGGCCTGGCTCCTGGAGTGGGTGGCCTAGCCCCTGGTGTTGCAGGTGTCccag GGGTCGGAGGTCCGGCcgcagcagcaaaagcagcagcgaAGGCAGCTAAATTTG GTGCTGGTGTCGGAGGGGTGCCAGGTGCGGTgcctggtgtcactggagtgcCAGGAGTGACACCCGGCGTCGGTGTCGTGCCTGGGTTGGTGCCGGGTGTGGGGGTACCTGGTACTGGCATCCTCCCCGGGGCAG GCATCCCCCAAGTAGGCGTGCAGCCTGGTGCTAAACCTCCCAAATTCG GTGTTCCCGGGGTTGGAGTCCCAGGGGTCGGCGGCATCCCAG GTGGCCTCGGAGTCGGTGGCCTCGGAGTCGGTGGCCTCGGAGTTGGTGGGCTTGGTGCAG GGGCTGGAGTTCCTGGCTTTGGTGTGTCACCGATATTTCCAG GTGGGGTTGCTGGCCAGCTGGGATTTGGTG GGAAGCCTGCCAAGACCTTCGGAGGAGCCCTCGGTGCCCTGGGCTTTAGAG GTGGCGTGGGCTGCGCACAAGGGAAGTACTGCGGGAGGAAGCGGAAGTAA
- the ELN gene encoding elastin isoform X14: MARQAAAPLLPGVLLLFSILPASQQGGVPGAIPGGGVPGAGFFPGAGIGGLGAGLGAGGKPLKPGVGALGGLGPLGLQPGAAGLFPGGVYPGGVFPGAASAAALKAAAKAGAGIPGAFPGGVLPGAGVRFPGVGVLPGVPTGAGVKPKGPGAGAFAGIPGLGGFGGQQPGVPLGYPIKAPKLPGGYGLPYSTGKLPYGFGPGGIGAGIGAVGKAGYPTGTGVGAQAAAAKAAAKYGAGVLPGVGGIPGVGGVVPGVGVVPGVGVGGPAAAAAAAKAAAKAGAFGPGVLPGVGGVPGLVPSVGAVPGLVPGVGGVPGVAGVGAPAAAAAAAKAAKYGAGVGVPGIGGVPGVPGVAGLPGVPGVAGVPGVVPGVGVGGPEAAAAAAKAAAKAAAFGAGRVPGVGVPGIGVPGVGVPGVGVPGVGVPGVGVPGVGVPGLVPGGVIPGVGGPAAAAAAKAAAKAAKYGGLAPGVGGLAPGVGGLAPGVGGLAPGVGGLAPGVGGLAPGVAGVPGVGGPAAAAKAAAKAAKFGAGVGGVPGAVPGVTGVPGVTPGVGVVPGLVPGVGVPGTGILPGAGIPQVGVQPGAKPPKFGVPGVGVPGVGGIPGGLGVGGLGVGGLGVGGLGAGILYPGAVGKPPKPGAGVPGFGVSPIFPGGVAGQLGFGGKPAKTFGGALGALGFRGGVGCAQGKYCGRKRK; this comes from the exons ATGGCAAGGCAGGCAGCTGCACCCCTCCTTCCCGGagtcctcctcctcttctccatcctcccggCTTCCCAGCAAGGag GGGTCCCTGGTGCTATCCCGGGAGGGGGGGTCCCAGGAGCAGGCTTTTTCCCAG GTGCTGGTATTGGAGGTTTGGGAGCAG GACTCGGGGCTGGAGGGAAACCTCTCAAACCAG GGGTCGGAGCCCTCGGGGGACTCGGCCCACTTGGCCTGCAGCCAG GTGCTGCGGGTCTTTTCCCCGGAGGTGTCTACCCTGGGGGTGTCTTCCcaggtgctgcttctgctgctgcgCTCAAGGCTGCTGCGAAAGCTG GTGCTGGGATTCCTGGAGCTTTCCCAGGCGGCGTGCTCCCTGGTGCAG GTGTGCGCTTCCCTGGCGTAGGGGTGCTGCCCGGAGTACCCACTGGTGCTGGAGTCAAGCCAAAAGGTCCAG GAGCAGGTGCCTTCGCAGGAATCCCTG GACTGGGAGGTTTTGGAGGTCAGCAGCCCGGTGTCCCTCTTGGGTATCCCATCAAAGCTCCTAAGCTCCCAG gTGGCTATGGATTGCCCTACAGCACTGGTAAGCTGCCCTACG GCTTCGGCCCCGGCGGGATAGGAGCCGGCATCGGGGCAGTAGGAAAGGCAGGGTACCCCACCGGAACAG GAGTCGgagcacaagcagcagcagcgaaAGCAGCAGCGAAATATG GAGCCGGTGTCCTGCCTGGGGTTGGCGGCATCCCAGGAGTCGGCGGAGTGGTACCCGGTGTTGGTGTAGTCCCAGGAGTTGGAG TTGGAGGgccggcagcggcggcagcagcagcaaaggcagcgGCGAAGGCAGGAGCTTTCG GTCCAGGGGTGCTGCCCGGGGTTGGTGGTGTCCCAGGCCTCGTGCCCAGCGTTGGTGCTGTCCCCGGATTGGTGCCCGGTGTTGGAGGTGTCCCCGGGGTGGCAG GTGTCGGGGcaccggcagcagcagcagcagcagcaaaggcagctaAGTATG gagctggcgTCGGTGTTCCTGGCATTGGCGGTGTTCCTGGTGTTCCTGGTGTTGCTGGGCTGCCTGGTGTGCCTGGCGTGGCTGGGGTTCCTGGTGTGGTGCCTGGTGTTGGAG TGGGTGGCCCAGAAGCTGCAGCGGCCGCGGCGAAGGCTGCAGCGAAAGCTGCGGCATTTG GAGCAGGACGTGTGCCCGGTGTCGGCGTGCCCGGCATCGGCGTGCCCGGCGTCGGCGTGCCCGGCGTCGGCGTGCCCGGAGTTGGTGTGCCTGGAGTTGGTGTGCCTGGTGTCGGCGTGCCCGGTCTGGTGCCTGGTGGAGTCATACCAG gaGTTGGAGGTCCAGCGGCCGCCGCTGCTGCCAAAGCAGctgccaaggcagccaagtacG GTGGTCTGGCTCCTGGTGTGGGTGGCCTTGCTCCTGGTGTAGGTGGCCTGGCTCCTGGTGTAGGTGGCCTGGCTCCTGGTGTAGGTGGCCTGGCTCCTGGAGTGGGTGGCCTAGCCCCTGGTGTTGCAGGTGTCccag GGGTCGGAGGTCCGGCcgcagcagcaaaagcagcagcgaAGGCAGCTAAATTTG GTGCTGGTGTCGGAGGGGTGCCAGGTGCGGTgcctggtgtcactggagtgcCAGGAGTGACACCCGGCGTCGGTGTCGTGCCTGGGTTGGTGCCGGGTGTGGGGGTACCTGGTACTGGCATCCTCCCCGGGGCAG GCATCCCCCAAGTAGGCGTGCAGCCTGGTGCTAAACCTCCCAAATTCG GTGTTCCCGGGGTTGGAGTCCCAGGGGTCGGCGGCATCCCAG GTGGCCTCGGAGTCGGTGGCCTCGGAGTCGGTGGCCTCGGAGTTGGTGGGCTTGGTGCAG GGATCTTGTATCCAGGCGCTGTTGGGAAACCTCCCAAGCCAG GGGCTGGAGTTCCTGGCTTTGGTGTGTCACCGATATTTCCAG GTGGGGTTGCTGGCCAGCTGGGATTTGGTG GGAAGCCTGCCAAGACCTTCGGAGGAGCCCTCGGTGCCCTGGGCTTTAGAG GTGGCGTGGGCTGCGCACAAGGGAAGTACTGCGGGAGGAAGCGGAAGTAA